The following proteins are co-located in the Macadamia integrifolia cultivar HAES 741 chromosome 3, SCU_Mint_v3, whole genome shotgun sequence genome:
- the LOC122074649 gene encoding MLO-like protein 9 — MAGGGGGNSHERELDQTPTWAVSTVCASIIIISIVLEKGLHRIGEFFTKRNKKALFEALEKVKAELMVLGFISLLLTFCQSYIARICIPLKFANTMLPCRYRGKDHAGEEEHHRRLLWNEHRFLAGGAEDARCKKGYVPLISVNGLHQLHIFIFFLAVFHVMFSAIVMMLGRLKIRGWKEWENDSSHDYGFSNDPSRFRLTHETSFVRAHTSDWLKTPFVLVFVCFSRQFFRSVRKADYLTMRHGFITVHLAPGSKFDFQKYIKRSLEDDFKVVVGISPVLWASFVVFLLCNVKGWHALYWEATIPLFVMLAVGTKLQLIVMQMALEIQEKHAVVQGIPLVKVSDKHFWFGRPKLVLYLIQFVLFQNAFQITYFLWIWYEFGLESCIHENLKLIIIRMVLGIGIEVMCSYITLPLYALVTQMGSTMKRSIFDEQTNKALKKWHMTAVNKVRPGGENFGASTGQSPRPGIKTNDGRSVHSDHELSEMEAKTSPQPSAANLIADVDNGRLPPGTRE; from the exons ATGGCCGGAGGAGGAGGTGGAAACTCCCATGAGAGGGAGCTTGATCAGACACCCACATGGGCCGTTTCCACTGTTTGTGCGTCTATCATTATTATCTCCATTGTTTTGGAAAAGGGTCTTCACAGGATTGGAGAG TTTTTTACGAAAAGAAACAAGAAGGCTCTGTTTGAAGCTCTTGAGAAGGTTAAAGCAG AGCTGATGGTTCTAGGTTTCATTTCTTTGCTTCTGACATTCTGCCAGAGCTACATTGCCAGAATATGCATTCCCTTAAAGTTTGCAAATACAATGTTGCCTTGCCGCTATAGAGGGAAGGATCACGCCGGAGAGGAGGAACATCATCGGAGGCTTTTATGGAATGAACACAGATTCTTAGCTGGTGGTGCTGAAGATGCCAGATGCAAAAAA GGTTATGTGCCACTTATCTCCGTTAACGGGTTACATCAATTGCACATCTTCATATTCTTCTTAGCAGTCTTTCATGTAATGTTCAGTGCAATAGTGATGATGCTTGGAAGACTAAAG ATACGTGGATGGAAAGAATGGGAAAATGATTCATCACATGATTATGGGTTTTCCAATG ATCCATCAAGATTCAGGCTTACTCATGAGACATCTTTTGTGAGAGCTCACACCAGCGACTGGCTTAAGACTCCATTTGTCCTTGTCTTT GTTTGCTTTTCCCGACAATTTTTCAGGTCTGTTCGTAAGGCTGACTATTTGACTATGCGCCATGGATTTATCACA GTGCATTTGGCTCCAGGAAGTAAGTTTGACTTCCAAAAGTATATTAAAAGGTCACTAGAAGATGATTTCAAAGTAGTGGTGGGAATCAG TCCGGTGTTATGGGCTTCGTTTGTAGTCTTTTTGCTGTGCAATGTTAAAG GGTGGCATGCATTGTATTGGGAAGCCACAATTCCTCTATTT GTAATGTTAGCAGTTGGAACTAAGCTTCAATTGATTGTAATGCAAATGGCCCTTGAAATCCAAGAAAAACATGCAGTGGTTCAGGGAATTCCTCTTGTGAAAGTCAGTGACAAGCACTTTTGGTTTGGCCGGCCTAAGTTGGTTCTGTATCTTATCCAATTTGTTCTAtttcag AATGCATTCCAAATAACATATTTCTTGTGGATATGG TATGagtttggattggaatcttgcATCCATGAGAACTTGAAGCTTATAATCATAAGAATGGTTCTCGG GATCGGAATCGAGGTTATGTGTAGTTACATAACCCTCCCCCTCTATGCCCTTGTAACTCAG ATGGGATCAACTATGAAGAGGTCTATATTTGATGAGCAGACAAACAAGGCCCTTAAGAAGTGGCACATGACTGCTGTAAATAAGGTGAGGCCTGGAGGGGAAAACTTTGGTGCATCAACTGGGCAATCCCCACGTCCCGGCATCAAGACTAATGATGGGCGCTCAGTACACTCCGATCATGAATTATCTGAAATGGAAGCTAAAACATCACCCCAACCATCAGCAGCCAACCTGATAGCTGATGTGGACAATGGTCGTCTGCCGCCTGGAACAAGGGAATAG